From Acidihalobacter aeolianus, a single genomic window includes:
- the flhB gene encoding flagellar biosynthesis protein FlhB: MARDDFQERTEQATPKRLQEARDRGQIPRSRELVTAAVLIAAAGGLLAFGPHLIGGLMQTMRNGLTLDRSLLMDSQALYPLLANALLHAVQLMTPLLILLVLAALLSSVALGGISFSMQAIGFKWERLDPLAGFGRVFSLNGLMELAKALVKFLVVAVVAVTVLWLEAGSLMGLGGYSVHPALALTGHLVGWSFLAFAASLILIAAADAPFQLWQHAKQLRMTQQEVRDESKETEGQPDIKRKQRQLQREIAQRRMMQEVPKADVVVTNPTHYAVALRYDQERMNAPRVVAKGKDLVAARIRETAAEHGVPVQSAPELARAIYFHTRLGQEVPTALYLVVAQLLAYVYQIKAGAAPENGPPSLSVPPEFAQPPSPVGGVD, from the coding sequence ATGGCCCGCGACGATTTCCAGGAACGCACAGAACAGGCAACTCCCAAACGCCTGCAGGAGGCCAGGGATCGCGGTCAGATTCCGCGTTCGCGCGAACTGGTGACTGCAGCAGTACTGATCGCCGCAGCAGGTGGACTACTCGCCTTTGGACCGCATCTCATCGGGGGGTTGATGCAAACCATGCGTAACGGCCTGACCTTGGATCGGTCGTTGTTGATGGACTCGCAGGCTCTGTATCCGCTATTGGCCAACGCGCTACTGCACGCGGTGCAATTGATGACCCCGCTCCTCATTTTGTTGGTGCTTGCCGCGTTGCTTTCGTCTGTTGCGCTGGGCGGCATCAGCTTCAGCATGCAAGCGATCGGTTTCAAGTGGGAGCGCCTGGACCCGCTTGCCGGTTTCGGGCGCGTATTTTCTCTCAACGGGCTGATGGAATTGGCCAAGGCGCTGGTGAAATTCCTGGTCGTCGCTGTGGTTGCAGTCACCGTTTTGTGGCTCGAGGCCGGCTCTCTGATGGGGTTGGGTGGGTATTCGGTACATCCGGCATTGGCGTTGACGGGGCATTTGGTGGGTTGGTCTTTTCTTGCCTTCGCCGCCAGCCTCATCTTGATCGCCGCGGCTGATGCACCGTTTCAGTTATGGCAGCATGCCAAGCAACTGCGGATGACTCAGCAAGAGGTACGTGACGAGTCCAAGGAAACGGAGGGTCAGCCGGACATCAAGCGCAAGCAGCGGCAGTTGCAGCGCGAGATTGCGCAGCGACGGATGATGCAGGAAGTGCCCAAGGCGGACGTGGTCGTGACCAACCCGACGCATTATGCCGTGGCACTGCGTTATGACCAGGAGCGCATGAATGCGCCGAGAGTGGTCGCCAAGGGCAAGGATCTGGTGGCTGCGCGCATCCGGGAAACCGCAGCCGAACACGGGGTGCCGGTACAGTCCGCCCCCGAGCTTGCGCGAGCGATCTATTTCCATACCCGCCTTGGTCAAGAGGTACCCACGGCGCTGTATCTCGTAGTGGCGCAACTGCTCGCGTATGTGTATCAGATCAAGGCTGGCGCGGCTCCGGAAAACGGGCCCCCGTCTTTGAGTGTGCCACCCGAGTTCGCACAACCGCCGTCTCCCGTCGGGGGAGTTGACTGA
- the flhA gene encoding flagellar biosynthesis protein FlhA — protein sequence MADATTTATETGGALGTLRGLARFGLGVPIVLLAMLAMITLPLPPFALDVLFTFNIALSMVVVLVTVYTRRPLDFAVFPTVLLVATLLRLALNVASTRVVLLNGYTGTAAAGHVIEAFGDFVVGGNYAVGLVVFTILVVINFVVVTKGAGRVSEVSARFTLDAMPGKQMAIDADLNAGLITQDDARSRREEVVREADFYGSMDGASKFVRGDAVAGIIILFVNIIGGLIIGIVQHNMSVQAATHNYVLLTIGDGLVAQIPSLLLSTATAIIVTRVSAAQDMGEQVMLQLFANPRALYITAGVLGLLGLVPGMPNLVFLSLAALLAGGAYLLARSRQETERRSEEQAAAEVAEPQSQELSWDDVSSVDMIGLEVGYRLIPLVDKAQGGALMARIKGVRRKLSQELGFLIHPVHIRDNLDLGPNVYRISLMGVPVGEAEVYPDRELAINPGQIYGEVAGIATRDPSFGLDAVWIEPGSRDQAQTMGYTVVDPATVVATHLSQILQTHAHELLGHEEVQQLLDKLSRSAPKLVENLTPKPLPLGVVLKVLQNLLAEGVPIRDLRSIAESMAERATQSQDTDTLTAAAREALGRSIVQQIYGSEEELKLMTLDPALEQILLKSLKGDGLGLEPGLAEQLRQTVAQAAQHQEMAGDPAVLVVSPALRTWLAKWLRPAIRGLHVLAFTEIPENKRLRVVAALGGNR from the coding sequence ATGGCTGATGCGACGACCACTGCGACTGAAACCGGTGGAGCGCTAGGTACGCTGCGCGGTCTCGCGCGTTTCGGCCTTGGTGTGCCCATCGTGCTGCTCGCCATGCTGGCGATGATCACGCTGCCATTGCCACCGTTCGCACTCGATGTGCTCTTTACCTTCAATATCGCGTTGTCGATGGTGGTGGTACTGGTCACGGTGTACACCCGCAGACCGCTCGATTTCGCCGTGTTTCCGACGGTGCTGCTCGTTGCCACCCTGCTCAGACTGGCCCTGAACGTGGCTTCGACCCGGGTTGTCCTGCTCAACGGCTATACCGGCACGGCGGCGGCCGGACACGTCATCGAGGCCTTCGGCGATTTCGTGGTGGGCGGCAACTACGCAGTCGGGCTGGTGGTCTTCACCATCCTGGTGGTCATCAACTTCGTGGTGGTTACCAAGGGTGCCGGGCGCGTGTCCGAGGTCAGCGCACGCTTCACCCTGGATGCCATGCCCGGCAAGCAGATGGCCATCGACGCGGATCTCAACGCCGGTCTGATTACTCAGGACGATGCCCGCTCGCGCCGCGAGGAAGTGGTCCGTGAAGCCGATTTCTACGGCTCCATGGACGGTGCCAGCAAGTTCGTGCGCGGCGATGCCGTCGCCGGGATCATCATCCTGTTCGTGAACATCATCGGCGGTCTGATCATCGGTATCGTCCAACACAACATGAGCGTGCAGGCGGCGACGCACAATTACGTGCTGCTGACCATCGGCGATGGTCTGGTGGCGCAAATACCCTCGCTGTTGCTATCGACGGCTACCGCGATCATCGTAACCCGCGTTTCCGCAGCCCAGGATATGGGCGAGCAGGTCATGCTGCAGCTGTTCGCCAATCCGCGCGCGCTGTACATCACCGCGGGCGTGCTCGGTTTGCTCGGTCTGGTACCTGGCATGCCGAATCTGGTTTTCCTGAGCCTCGCGGCGCTGCTCGCAGGCGGCGCCTACCTATTGGCACGCAGCCGACAGGAGACGGAGCGCAGAAGCGAGGAACAGGCTGCGGCCGAGGTGGCCGAGCCTCAGTCTCAGGAACTCTCCTGGGATGATGTATCCAGTGTGGACATGATCGGGCTGGAGGTCGGCTATCGTTTGATCCCGCTCGTGGACAAGGCACAGGGTGGGGCGTTGATGGCGCGGATCAAGGGCGTCCGGCGCAAGCTCTCTCAGGAACTCGGTTTTCTGATCCACCCCGTACATATCCGCGATAATCTCGATCTGGGACCGAATGTCTATCGCATTAGCCTGATGGGCGTGCCCGTCGGCGAGGCAGAGGTCTATCCGGATCGGGAACTTGCCATCAATCCGGGCCAGATTTACGGCGAGGTTGCCGGCATCGCCACGCGTGATCCCAGCTTCGGCCTCGATGCGGTGTGGATCGAACCGGGTAGCCGAGATCAGGCGCAAACGATGGGTTACACCGTGGTCGACCCGGCTACCGTAGTCGCCACCCATTTGAGTCAGATCCTGCAGACACATGCGCACGAACTGTTAGGCCACGAGGAAGTGCAGCAGTTGCTGGACAAGCTTTCACGCAGCGCGCCCAAGCTGGTGGAGAATCTGACGCCCAAACCCCTTCCGCTGGGTGTCGTGCTCAAGGTGTTGCAGAATCTGCTGGCCGAAGGCGTGCCAATCCGCGATTTGCGCTCGATCGCCGAATCCATGGCGGAGCGGGCTACCCAGAGTCAAGATACCGACACCTTGACCGCCGCCGCACGCGAGGCGCTAGGGCGCTCGATTGTCCAGCAGATTTACGGATCGGAGGAAGAGCTGAAGCTAATGACCCTCGATCCTGCGCTGGAACAGATATTGCTTAAGTCATTGAAAGGCGACGGACTCGGGCTTGAACCAGGCCTGGCCGAGCAGCTCAGGCAGACGGTCGCACAAGCTGCGCAACACCAGGAAATGGCCGGTGACCCGGCAGTGCTGGTGGTGTCACCAGCCCTGCGTACCTGGTTGGCCAAATGGCTGCGACCGGCTATCCGTGGCTTGCATGTGTTGGCGTTTACAGAAATTCCAGAAAACAAGCGTCTGCGCGTGGTGGCCGCCTTAGGCGGAAATCGTTGA
- the flhF gene encoding flagellar biosynthesis protein FlhF codes for MKIKRFVASEMRQAIRLVRDELGADAVILSSRRVEDGIELVAAVDFDAEWIAGEARQTTPVTSPEVRMPEHSAADGLSQETAAGPIAATPAPTLAPAPAPAPAQAQAQAGADSAGGHADARTVAALQRELASMRGLLEEQLSQLTWREFAREHPRRAEVVRHFEQLGLDPDLAREIAENVNLANGDREAWREALLGLGRRLRVGGDEIVQFGGVIALVGPTGVGKTTTLAKLAARYIIRHGRGRVALVNTDTYRIGAQAQLNTLGQLLGVPVYQAEDKEDLAKIIEGQGDKRLVLIDTPGVAPRDGRLAEELQSLAGIEGLRLYLVLAANAARDVLGETLRRFGRVPLAGAILSKFDEAEALGPPLSALVRAGLPLTYLGTGQRVAEDLETARVQRIVSHALALSKRREREPEHAGGRSVNLRNQRYAYNG; via the coding sequence ATGAAAATCAAGCGCTTCGTGGCAAGTGAGATGCGGCAGGCGATACGACTGGTGCGCGATGAATTGGGCGCCGATGCCGTTATTCTCTCCAGTCGGCGTGTCGAGGATGGGATAGAGCTGGTCGCGGCGGTCGATTTCGATGCTGAATGGATCGCAGGCGAGGCGCGCCAAACGACGCCAGTGACCTCGCCGGAAGTGCGCATGCCCGAACATTCCGCAGCGGATGGACTGAGCCAGGAAACTGCGGCAGGGCCGATTGCGGCGACACCGGCACCGACACTGGCCCCAGCCCCAGCCCCAGCCCCAGCGCAGGCGCAGGCGCAGGCAGGTGCTGACAGCGCCGGGGGGCATGCGGATGCGCGTACGGTTGCAGCATTGCAGCGAGAACTTGCCTCCATGCGTGGTCTGCTGGAAGAACAGTTATCGCAGCTGACCTGGCGCGAGTTTGCACGCGAGCATCCGCGTCGTGCCGAGGTGGTCAGGCATTTCGAACAGTTGGGACTCGACCCGGATTTGGCACGTGAAATCGCGGAAAACGTGAATCTGGCGAACGGTGATCGTGAGGCGTGGCGGGAGGCGCTGTTGGGATTGGGGCGGCGTTTGCGCGTCGGTGGCGACGAAATCGTCCAGTTCGGTGGTGTGATCGCCCTCGTTGGTCCGACCGGCGTAGGTAAGACCACGACATTGGCGAAACTGGCGGCGCGCTACATCATCCGTCATGGACGCGGACGTGTCGCACTGGTGAATACGGATACATACCGTATCGGCGCGCAGGCTCAGCTCAATACACTGGGTCAACTGCTCGGGGTTCCCGTTTACCAGGCCGAGGACAAAGAGGATCTGGCCAAGATCATTGAGGGACAGGGAGATAAGCGTTTGGTCCTGATCGATACGCCCGGTGTGGCGCCGCGCGATGGGCGCTTGGCTGAGGAACTTCAATCGCTGGCGGGTATTGAAGGTCTGCGTTTATATCTTGTCCTCGCGGCCAATGCCGCACGCGATGTCTTAGGTGAAACATTGCGACGCTTCGGGCGCGTACCCTTGGCCGGTGCCATACTGAGTAAATTCGACGAGGCAGAAGCCTTAGGGCCACCTTTGTCAGCACTGGTCCGCGCAGGATTGCCGCTGACCTATCTAGGAACGGGTCAGCGTGTTGCCGAAGATCTTGAAACGGCCCGGGTGCAACGCATCGTTAGCCATGCCCTGGCCTTGTCCAAACGTCGCGAACGCGAGCCGGAACACGCAGGTGGACGATCCGTTAATTTGAGAAACCAACGATATGCTTACAACGGGTGA
- a CDS encoding MinD/ParA family protein has translation MDQANGLKRVRDLKPVRVIAVASGKGGVGKTNVSVNLAVALAGRGREVMLMDADLGLANVDVMLGLQPRVNLSHVINGECSLDEVVIAGPRGIHVVPAASGISHMADLTPAEHAGLIRAFSELSLPLDVLIVDTPAGISEDVMSYTRAAQEVIVVVCDEPASMTDAYALIKVLSREHQIGRFHVLANRVRDEQEGSALYRKMAAVCGRFLDVTLHYFGAVPEDPLLRQAVQRQGAVVELYPGGPAGRAFKNLADKADNLPTQTGSRGHLEFFVERLVRAPAPAGMQWAE, from the coding sequence ATGGATCAGGCGAATGGGCTGAAGCGCGTGCGTGATCTCAAGCCTGTCAGAGTCATAGCCGTGGCCAGCGGCAAGGGCGGCGTGGGCAAGACCAATGTTTCCGTCAATCTCGCCGTTGCCCTGGCTGGGCGTGGACGTGAGGTCATGCTGATGGACGCCGATCTCGGATTGGCGAATGTGGACGTGATGCTCGGTTTGCAGCCGCGGGTCAATCTGTCGCATGTGATCAACGGGGAGTGCAGTCTCGACGAGGTCGTGATCGCGGGTCCGCGCGGGATTCATGTGGTGCCTGCTGCATCCGGCATCTCGCACATGGCCGATCTGACGCCCGCCGAACATGCCGGCTTGATCCGCGCGTTCAGCGAACTGAGCCTGCCTCTGGATGTGTTGATCGTGGATACACCGGCCGGGATTTCCGAGGACGTGATGAGCTATACCCGCGCTGCCCAGGAAGTGATCGTGGTGGTGTGCGACGAGCCGGCCTCGATGACGGATGCCTATGCCTTGATTAAGGTGTTGAGCCGTGAACACCAGATCGGACGTTTCCATGTTCTTGCCAATCGAGTGCGCGACGAGCAGGAGGGCAGCGCCTTGTACCGCAAGATGGCGGCCGTGTGTGGCCGTTTCCTGGATGTGACTTTGCATTACTTCGGTGCCGTCCCGGAGGATCCGCTGTTGCGACAGGCAGTTCAGCGTCAGGGCGCGGTGGTCGAGCTTTATCCAGGCGGCCCGGCAGGGCGGGCGTTCAAGAATCTGGCGGACAAGGCCGATAACCTGCCGACGCAGACCGGTTCGCGTGGGCATCTCGAATTCTTTGTCGAACGCCTGGTGCGTGCGCCTGCGCCAGCGGGTATGCAGTGGGCAGAATGA
- a CDS encoding RNA polymerase sigma factor FliA, producing the protein MNRYPAREANDVERLVAEHAPMVKRIAYHLIHRLPPNVQLDDLVQTGIVGLIEAAKHYNASQGASFETYAGIRVRGAMLDEVRRSDWAPRSVYRKSREIAAALRKVENRHGRAAKPGEVAAEMGVSLDEYHRLLREATSYQVFSFEESFGDGEHENDTDPHSREPLAAGPLDQLAGDAFKQALANTIAALPEREALVLSLYYDEELNLREIGEVLGVSESRVSQIHSQALMRLRVRMVDWRA; encoded by the coding sequence ATGAATAGGTACCCTGCGCGTGAGGCCAACGACGTCGAGCGTTTGGTGGCCGAACACGCACCGATGGTCAAGCGTATTGCCTACCATTTAATCCATCGATTGCCGCCTAACGTGCAACTGGATGATTTGGTGCAGACTGGAATCGTGGGGTTGATCGAAGCAGCGAAGCACTACAATGCCAGCCAAGGGGCCAGTTTCGAAACCTATGCGGGTATCCGTGTGCGCGGCGCGATGCTCGATGAGGTGCGGCGTTCCGATTGGGCGCCACGTTCGGTGTATCGTAAGTCCCGAGAGATTGCCGCTGCCCTGCGCAAGGTCGAGAACCGGCATGGGCGGGCGGCTAAGCCCGGGGAGGTGGCGGCCGAAATGGGTGTGAGCCTGGACGAATATCATAGACTGCTGCGCGAGGCGACCAGCTATCAGGTGTTCAGTTTCGAGGAGTCCTTCGGCGACGGTGAACACGAAAATGATACCGATCCGCACAGCAGGGAACCGCTTGCTGCAGGACCTCTCGATCAGCTGGCGGGAGATGCCTTCAAGCAGGCGTTGGCCAATACCATCGCGGCCTTGCCTGAACGTGAGGCCCTGGTATTGTCGCTGTATTACGACGAGGAGCTGAATCTCCGCGAGATCGGCGAGGTGTTGGGCGTGTCGGAATCCAGGGTATCCCAGATCCACAGCCAGGCATTGATGCGGTTGCGTGTGAGAATGGTGGATTGGCGTGCCTGA
- a CDS encoding chemotaxis response regulator CheY, which yields MQILIVDDFSTMRRIIKNLLRELGFNNTSEADDGSTALPMLQSGKFDFLVTDWNMPIMPGIELLKAVRADPKLAKLPVLMVTAEARRDQIVEAAQAGVNGYVVKPFSAETLKEKIDKIFERLEG from the coding sequence ATGCAGATTCTCATCGTGGACGATTTTTCCACGATGCGCCGAATCATCAAGAACCTGCTGCGCGAGCTGGGTTTCAACAATACCTCCGAGGCCGACGACGGTTCGACCGCGCTGCCTATGCTGCAATCCGGAAAATTCGATTTTCTGGTAACCGACTGGAACATGCCGATCATGCCCGGCATCGAATTGCTCAAGGCGGTGCGTGCCGATCCCAAGCTCGCCAAGTTGCCGGTCTTGATGGTGACCGCCGAAGCACGCAGAGATCAGATTGTCGAAGCAGCCCAGGCCGGAGTGAACGGTTACGTGGTTAAACCTTTTTCCGCTGAAACCCTGAAGGAAAAAATCGACAAGATTTTCGAACGGCTCGAAGGCTGA
- a CDS encoding protein phosphatase CheZ yields MEQQTGPMDDDRLVLARLLVSALEAGDEGPVSELLDSLGVQQERSLFNELGRLTRDLHEALNSFRLDSRVAEITQEEIPNAKERLSYVVTLTEQAAHRTLNAIEDSMPRLSQISRQAESLMGDWAKFKRRELSVEEFREMSATLDGFLSSVQDDLAAVSGRLSDVMMAQDFQDLTGQVIRRVIELVQEVEEGLVGLVKVASERMVTGEPPKLEEKAEGDSSGKGYGPAVPGVDKTDIVSGQDEVDDLLSSLGF; encoded by the coding sequence ATAGAACAACAAACTGGCCCGATGGATGACGACCGGCTTGTGCTGGCGCGTCTATTGGTTTCGGCGCTGGAAGCGGGCGACGAGGGACCGGTGAGCGAGCTTCTGGATTCGCTGGGCGTGCAGCAGGAAAGGAGTTTGTTCAATGAGTTGGGTCGATTGACCCGGGATTTGCATGAGGCGTTGAACAGTTTCCGGCTCGACTCCCGCGTGGCGGAAATTACCCAGGAAGAAATCCCCAACGCTAAAGAAAGGCTCAGTTATGTCGTTACGCTGACCGAGCAGGCGGCGCATCGTACTCTGAATGCCATCGAGGACAGTATGCCGCGCTTGTCGCAAATCTCGCGGCAGGCCGAGTCGCTGATGGGTGATTGGGCGAAATTCAAGCGCCGCGAATTGAGCGTGGAGGAGTTTCGCGAAATGAGCGCGACGCTCGATGGGTTTCTGTCATCCGTGCAGGATGATCTGGCGGCCGTATCGGGCAGGCTTTCGGATGTGATGATGGCACAGGATTTCCAGGATCTGACGGGGCAGGTGATCCGCCGTGTCATCGAGTTGGTTCAGGAGGTCGAGGAAGGATTGGTCGGCCTCGTCAAGGTGGCGAGCGAACGGATGGTAACGGGTGAGCCGCCCAAGTTGGAGGAAAAGGCCGAGGGCGACTCGTCCGGCAAAGGCTATGGACCTGCCGTGCCCGGGGTCGACAAGACGGACATTGTGAGTGGCCAGGACGAGGTCGACGACCTGCTTTCCAGCCTAGGCTTCTAG
- a CDS encoding chemotaxis protein CheA: MTIGADDELLQDFLVEAGEILDALGGQLLDLEQNPTDADLLNAIFRGFHTIKGGAGFLSLTPLVDVCHHAEDVFNQLRQGERSVDSDLMDVILAVLDALNLMFGNLRSGQMPEPASADLMRRLADLVAGVSSAPAEPASPIAEEPSTDDADAAFEAMLEAAEESPAEPAASAPVTSSDEITDDEFEALLDQLHGSGKHGGSVESVEEAASPAASAGDEISEAEFEALLDQLYGKGAPPGEMAAKVPAATPAKGQSQQPTGPAPSKTPPAKSAVPAAKKEDGASAPAPRAGQQAAAAPAAAAPAAESTVRVDVKRLDDIMNLVGELVLVRNRLVTLSTQIKEESVSGAISSLELVTTDLQVAVMRTRMQPIKKVFGRFPRVVRDLAKSLHKQVDLELRGEDTELDKNLVEALADPLVHLVRNSVDHGIEMPEDRARAGKPETGRLVLSAAQQGDHILLVIEDDGKGMDAALLRNKAIEKGLIDDNTAQRMTDAESFDLIFRPGFSTKEQVSDVSGRGVGMDVVKTRIAGLNGAIEIDSVLGRGTIIRIRLPLTLAIVPTLMVRIRKRPFAIPLSSIGEILDMDLTQTKIVDNREVIVVRGKALPLVRLGEWLRLKEPKGQAGDEPMGHVVVAYVDNRRVGYVVDELLGQEEVVIKPLGPGLRHVPGYAGATITGDGHLALILDLPGLMRAKGLAA, translated from the coding sequence ATGACAATCGGCGCGGACGACGAATTGCTACAGGATTTTCTGGTCGAGGCAGGCGAGATACTCGATGCCCTGGGTGGTCAATTGCTTGACCTTGAACAAAATCCGACCGATGCCGATCTGCTCAATGCGATCTTCCGCGGTTTCCATACCATCAAGGGCGGCGCGGGTTTCCTCTCGTTGACGCCGCTCGTAGACGTCTGTCACCACGCCGAAGATGTGTTCAACCAGCTACGGCAGGGCGAGCGTAGCGTCGATAGCGACCTGATGGACGTGATCCTCGCGGTGCTGGATGCATTGAACCTCATGTTCGGCAACCTCCGTAGCGGGCAGATGCCCGAGCCCGCATCGGCCGACCTGATGCGTCGTTTGGCCGATCTCGTGGCCGGCGTGTCTTCCGCTCCCGCGGAGCCTGCATCACCGATAGCGGAAGAGCCTTCGACCGATGACGCGGACGCGGCTTTCGAGGCCATGTTGGAGGCCGCGGAGGAATCGCCGGCGGAGCCTGCGGCATCCGCGCCTGTCACCTCATCCGACGAAATCACCGACGATGAATTCGAGGCCCTGCTCGATCAGCTGCATGGTTCGGGCAAGCACGGCGGGTCGGTGGAGTCCGTGGAGGAAGCCGCATCGCCCGCCGCGAGTGCTGGCGACGAAATCAGCGAAGCGGAATTCGAGGCCTTGCTGGATCAGCTGTACGGAAAAGGCGCACCTCCCGGGGAAATGGCGGCCAAGGTGCCGGCTGCGACGCCGGCAAAAGGTCAATCGCAACAGCCTACTGGACCTGCGCCGAGTAAAACGCCGCCTGCCAAGAGCGCGGTCCCGGCAGCGAAGAAGGAGGATGGGGCTAGCGCTCCGGCACCTCGCGCCGGTCAGCAGGCCGCCGCTGCCCCGGCTGCTGCCGCCCCAGCGGCTGAAAGCACGGTGCGTGTGGACGTCAAGCGCCTGGATGACATCATGAATCTGGTCGGCGAGCTTGTGCTGGTGCGCAACCGTCTGGTGACCTTGAGTACGCAGATCAAGGAGGAGAGTGTTTCCGGCGCGATTTCCAGTCTGGAACTGGTCACGACGGATCTCCAGGTGGCGGTGATGCGTACCCGTATGCAGCCGATCAAGAAGGTTTTCGGGCGTTTCCCGCGCGTTGTCCGCGATCTCGCCAAGAGCCTGCACAAGCAGGTGGATCTCGAATTGCGCGGCGAGGATACCGAGCTCGACAAGAACCTCGTGGAGGCGTTGGCCGATCCGCTGGTCCATCTGGTGCGCAATTCCGTGGATCACGGCATCGAGATGCCCGAGGATCGCGCCCGTGCCGGAAAACCCGAAACCGGCCGGCTGGTACTGTCGGCGGCGCAGCAGGGCGATCACATCCTGTTGGTCATCGAGGATGACGGCAAGGGCATGGATGCCGCGTTGCTGCGCAACAAGGCGATCGAGAAGGGCCTGATCGACGATAACACCGCGCAACGAATGACCGATGCCGAGTCATTCGATCTGATATTCCGCCCGGGATTCTCGACCAAGGAGCAGGTATCCGATGTGTCCGGGCGCGGCGTGGGCATGGATGTGGTCAAGACGCGCATCGCCGGGCTGAACGGGGCTATTGAAATCGATTCGGTCCTAGGCCGAGGCACGATCATACGTATCCGACTGCCGCTGACACTGGCGATCGTGCCGACCTTGATGGTGCGGATCCGTAAACGCCCGTTTGCCATCCCTTTGAGTTCGATCGGGGAAATTCTGGATATGGACCTAACGCAAACCAAGATTGTCGACAATCGCGAGGTTATCGTGGTTCGCGGCAAAGCCTTGCCTCTGGTTCGCCTTGGGGAATGGTTGCGGCTCAAAGAGCCGAAAGGCCAGGCCGGAGACGAGCCGATGGGGCATGTCGTGGTTGCCTATGTCGACAATCGCCGCGTTGGCTATGTTGTCGATGAATTGTTAGGACAGGAAGAAGTCGTGATCAAGCCGTTGGGGCCGGGGTTACGCCATGTGCCGGGGTATGCCGGCGCAACGATTACCGGAGATGGACATCTGGCGTTGATATTGGATTTACCGGGATTGATGCGCGCTAAGGGTCTTGCCGCCTGA
- a CDS encoding protein-glutamate methylesterase/protein-glutamine glutaminase yields MKVRVLVVDDSAFFRRAVKSMLEADPEIEVVAVATNGREAVVSVAETKPDIVTMDIEMPVMDGISAAREIMSRYPRPILMFSSLTHEGAKATLDALEAGAADFLPKQFEEIARDRDEVGRVLCQRIKILARRRVGFTANTAQSTAIPRQAPRPVGSVARPAAKLSHCRLVLIGTSTGGPVALQKVLTALPGNFSRPILLVQHMPAAFTPAFAERLNGLCAIEVMEAKDQMALRPGLALLAPGGLQMTVEGSAGAMRVRITESAPELHYRPCVDVTFGSAERVNPGANLGIVLTGMGADGREGARLMKHNGSVVWSQDQASSTVYGMPAAVAEAGLSDRILALDECGKALAGAF; encoded by the coding sequence ATGAAAGTACGTGTTTTGGTGGTGGACGATTCCGCCTTCTTCCGACGGGCCGTCAAGAGCATGCTCGAAGCGGATCCCGAGATCGAGGTGGTTGCAGTTGCCACGAATGGCCGCGAGGCCGTAGTCAGCGTAGCTGAAACCAAGCCTGATATCGTTACGATGGATATCGAGATGCCGGTGATGGACGGTATCAGCGCCGCACGCGAGATCATGTCTCGCTATCCCAGACCGATCCTCATGTTCTCGTCGCTGACCCATGAGGGGGCCAAGGCTACGCTGGATGCGCTGGAAGCAGGGGCGGCGGATTTTCTACCCAAGCAATTCGAAGAAATTGCGCGCGACCGCGATGAGGTGGGGCGCGTGTTGTGTCAACGCATCAAAATTCTGGCGCGACGGCGGGTGGGTTTTACGGCAAATACAGCGCAGTCGACGGCAATACCCAGGCAGGCACCGCGTCCTGTCGGTTCGGTGGCGCGCCCAGCCGCTAAGCTGAGTCATTGCAGATTGGTGTTGATCGGCACTTCTACAGGTGGCCCAGTAGCCTTGCAGAAGGTGCTGACCGCTCTGCCTGGCAACTTCAGTCGACCGATCTTGCTGGTGCAACACATGCCTGCGGCATTTACCCCGGCTTTTGCCGAACGGCTCAACGGTTTATGTGCCATCGAGGTGATGGAAGCCAAGGATCAAATGGCTTTGAGGCCTGGGTTGGCGCTATTGGCACCTGGCGGGTTGCAGATGACCGTGGAGGGCTCTGCTGGTGCGATGCGCGTGCGGATCACCGAAAGCGCGCCGGAACTCCATTACCGTCCCTGTGTCGACGTGACCTTCGGTAGCGCCGAGCGCGTAAATCCGGGCGCGAACCTCGGTATCGTTCTGACCGGTATGGGGGCAGATGGACGCGAAGGGGCGCGTCTGATGAAGCATAACGGCTCGGTCGTCTGGTCTCAGGATCAGGCCAGTTCCACGGTATATGGCATGCCTGCCGCTGTGGCTGAAGCCGGTTTGAGCGATCGTATTCTCGCGTTGGACGAATGCGGAAAAGCGCTAGCGGGTGCATTTTGA